A single Ammospiza caudacuta isolate bAmmCau1 chromosome 14, bAmmCau1.pri, whole genome shotgun sequence DNA region contains:
- the LAMP2 gene encoding lysosome-associated membrane glycoprotein 2 isoform X2: protein MGPRRSAASSRGRLLLPLLLLGVSGFFQSYAVEVDIKDASNATCLYANWMMRFLITYESNNGDYKTTTLNLSSSATHNGSVCGNDTQAALVAVQFGEGHSWSINITKNNETYQGDFMTLTYNTNDTAVFPDAKRKGPVTIFIKDPAGPVQLNTVFVCHNSFVIEAENITQIFWNVTVQAFVQNGTVSKKETRCPADRPTSAPTVPPTSANATTAPTTAAPPAPTPPKPVENPDTGNYSLKSGNKTCFLATVGLQLNVSQDKPLLININPKTTVADGACGNTTATLKLNDGNSTLIGFTFAVKNASASVQKFYLREVNVTLLNHLNGSVISSADNNNLSKWDAFLGSSYMCRKEQTLQINENVQVHTFNLWIQPFLVEANKFATAQECSLDDDSILIPIVVGAALAVLIAIIVVAYIIGRRKSYAGYQTL from the exons atgggCCCGCGCCGCTCCGCCGCCTCCTCCCGCGGCCGCCTCCtcctgccgctgctgctgctcggcGTCTCTG GTTTTTTCCAGTCCTATGCAGTTGAAGTAGATATAAAGGATGCTTCTAATGCTACATGCCTGTATGCAAATTGGATGATGAGGTTCTTGATAACATATGAATCAAACAATGGTGATTAT AAAACCACAACCCTGAATTTGTCATCCAGTGCGACACACAATGGAAGCGTCTGTGGCAATGACACACAGGCTGCCCTTGTGGCAGTGCAGTTTGGAGAAGGTCATTCTTGGAGCATTAACATCACAAAAAACAATGAAACTTACCAGGGAGACTTCATGACACTGACCTACAACACCAATGACACAGCTGTATTTCCTGATGCTAAGAGAAAAG GACCagttactatttttataaagGATCCTGCAGGTCCAGTTCAGCTGAACACTGTCTTCGTGTGTCACAATTCCTTCGTTATTGAAGCAGAAAATATTACACAGATTTTCTGGAATGTTACTGTGCAGGCTTTTGTTCAGAATGGCACAGTCAGTAAAAAAG AGACTAGATGTCCTGCTGATAGACCTACTTCTGCACCTACTGTTCCACCTACTAGTGCCAATGCAACTACTGCACCTACCACTGCTGCACCTCCTGCTCCAACTCCTCCCAAGCCTGTGGAGAATCCAGACACAGGAAACTATTCTCTTAAAAGTGGAAATAAAACGTGTTTCCTGGCAACTGTGGGGCTGCAACTGAATGTTTCTCAAGACAAG CCTCTTCTGATCAACATCAATCCAAAGACAACTGTCGCAGATGGTGCCTGTGGTAACACAACAGCCACTCTGAAATTGAATGATGGAAATAGCACACTGATTGGTTTCACATTTGCTGTT AAAAATGCGAGTGCAAGTGTACAGAAATTTTATCTGAGGGAGGTCAATGTTACTCTGCTCAACCATCTGAATGGTTCTG TCATTTCAAGTGCAGATAACAACAACTTAAGCAAGTGGGATGCTTTCCTTGGTAGCTCTTACATGTGCCGAAAAGAGCAGACCCTTCAGATTAATGAAAATGTTCAAGTACATACTTTTAATCTATGGATTCAGCCATTCCTTGTGGAGGCAAATAAGTTTG CTACAGCCCAGGAGTGTTCGCTGGATGATGACAGCATTCTAATCCCAATTGTAGTTGGTGCTGCACTTGCTGTCTTGATTGCCATTATAGTGGTTGCTTACATAATTGGCAGAAGAAAAAGCTATGCTGGATATCAAACTTTGTGA